Proteins from a genomic interval of Chroococcidiopsis thermalis PCC 7203:
- the menD gene encoding 2-succinyl-5-enolpyruvyl-6-hydroxy-3-cyclohexene-1-carboxylic-acid synthase: MSIDLRNTNSACASILVETWRRLGLNTAVICPGSRSTPLTIAFLQASEVEAISVLDERSAAFFALGIAKQTSKPVVVVVTSGTAGVNCYPAIVEARESRVPLIVLTADRPPELRHCHSGQTIDQLKLFGSYPNWQAELALPSLEISTLRYLRQTAIYAWERALYPVPGVIHLNIPFRDPLAPIPDGNNSEFISSQLELEDFFAGIEIGSRADAHLSLPATPVRVGLSKLLTSQEISGLNPPLPVFWQQLERGIIIAGIAQPQNPREYCGAIAQLAKTVKFPVLAEGLSPARNYAELNPYLISTYDLILRQPQLADKLKPDLVIQIGELPTSKELRSWLDRTQPQRWIVDPSDQNLDPLHGKTTHLRLCVEQLAQIYPTKPKLPSDYLQLWCDLETKVRGVVDGAIANLNQPFEGKVAWMLSQILPPGTPLFIANSMPVRDVEFFWMPSNSGVRPFVNRGANGIDGTLSTALGIAHHNQSSVMLTGDLALLHDTNGFLIGKKLKGHLTIVLINNNGGGIFEMLPISQFDPPFEEFFATPQDIDFACLCQTYGVEHELITTWEDLQQRLEFIPASGIRVLELRTNRKADARWRQANLAKFVQGI, translated from the coding sequence ATGTCAATCGATTTAAGAAATACAAATTCTGCTTGTGCCTCTATTTTGGTAGAAACATGGCGACGGTTGGGACTCAATACTGCTGTCATTTGTCCTGGTTCGCGTTCTACCCCACTGACAATCGCTTTCTTACAAGCCTCAGAAGTTGAGGCAATTTCCGTGTTAGATGAGCGTTCTGCTGCCTTTTTCGCCTTGGGAATTGCTAAACAAACGAGTAAACCTGTAGTTGTCGTCGTCACCTCCGGTACGGCTGGAGTTAACTGCTATCCCGCAATCGTGGAAGCAAGGGAAAGTCGAGTGCCTTTAATAGTTCTAACAGCCGATCGACCTCCTGAATTGAGACACTGTCATTCTGGACAAACGATCGATCAGTTAAAGTTATTTGGCTCTTATCCTAACTGGCAAGCAGAATTAGCTCTACCATCTTTAGAAATCTCGACGTTAAGATATTTACGCCAAACAGCGATTTATGCGTGGGAACGGGCGCTATACCCCGTCCCTGGAGTTATTCATCTCAATATACCTTTTCGCGACCCCCTCGCACCCATACCCGATGGCAATAATTCTGAATTTATCTCTTCTCAACTAGAATTAGAAGACTTTTTTGCTGGGATCGAAATCGGTTCCCGTGCGGACGCGCATCTGTCCCTCCCTGCAACTCCCGTACGAGTAGGTTTGTCCAAATTGTTGACGAGTCAAGAGATATCTGGGTTAAACCCACCCCTACCTGTCTTTTGGCAACAGCTCGAACGCGGTATCATCATTGCTGGTATTGCGCAACCACAGAACCCACGAGAATATTGTGGGGCGATCGCTCAACTTGCTAAAACAGTGAAATTCCCAGTTCTAGCAGAGGGGTTATCTCCAGCCAGAAATTATGCCGAACTCAATCCCTATCTCATTTCTACCTACGATTTAATTCTTCGGCAGCCGCAGCTAGCAGATAAACTCAAGCCGGACTTGGTAATCCAAATTGGGGAATTGCCTACAAGTAAAGAGTTACGTAGTTGGCTCGATCGCACTCAACCGCAGCGTTGGATTGTCGATCCTAGCGACCAAAATCTAGACCCTCTACATGGTAAAACAACTCATCTGCGCCTTTGTGTGGAACAGTTAGCTCAAATCTACCCTACAAAGCCAAAGTTACCTAGCGACTATCTGCAGCTATGGTGCGATTTAGAGACTAAGGTGAGAGGTGTTGTAGATGGGGCGATCGCCAACCTGAATCAGCCGTTTGAAGGTAAGGTAGCTTGGATGCTCTCTCAAATACTCCCCCCTGGTACGCCACTGTTTATTGCCAATAGTATGCCCGTGCGCGATGTAGAATTTTTTTGGATGCCTAGTAATTCTGGCGTGCGACCTTTTGTGAATCGCGGCGCAAATGGCATTGATGGTACTTTATCTACTGCTTTAGGAATTGCTCATCACAATCAAAGCAGTGTCATGCTAACTGGAGACTTAGCTTTATTGCACGATACTAATGGCTTTCTCATTGGTAAAAAACTTAAGGGTCATTTAACAATTGTGCTGATTAATAACAATGGTGGCGGAATTTTTGAAATGCTGCCAATTTCTCAGTTTGATCCACCCTTTGAAGAGTTTTTTGCTACGCCACAAGATATTGATTTCGCTTGCCTTTGTCAGACTTATGGTGTAGAACATGAGTTAATTACGACTTGGGAAGATTTGCAACAAAGGCTAGAGTTTATACCAGCAAGCGGCATTCGAGTTTTAGAGTTGAGGACAAATAGAAAAGCTGATGCTCGATGGCGACAAGCGAATTTAGCAAAGTTTGTCCAAGGAATTTGA